ATTTGAAAAAAGAAAACTCATGAGTGTACAACAAGAAGTAATGAATAAAATGAAAGAAGCTATGAAATCTAAGGATACTGTAGCTTTAACTGCTTTAAGAGCTTTAAAATCGGCTTTTATGTTAGCTAAAACAGAAGCAGGAGCTGGAGAATTATCAGAAGATCAAGAATTGAAAATAATTCAGAAGCAAGTAAAACAAAGAAAAGATAGTGCAGAAGTTTTTATTAGTCAAGATAGACAAGATTTAGCAGATCCTGAATTAGCTGAAGCTAAAGTTTTAGAACAATTTTTACCAGAAGCCTTAAGTGAAGATGAAATTGCAAAAGTAGTTGTAGAA
This genomic stretch from Tenacibaculum jejuense harbors:
- a CDS encoding GatB/YqeY domain-containing protein gives rise to the protein MSVQQEVMNKMKEAMKSKDTVALTALRALKSAFMLAKTEAGAGELSEDQELKIIQKQVKQRKDSAEVFISQDRQDLADPELAEAKVLEQFLPEALSEDEIAKVVVEVIAQVGAEGMKDMGKVMGVVSKKLAGQADGKTISTIVKQKLA